In the Deltaproteobacteria bacterium genome, AGGGAACGGTTGGCGTATTCCAGGTCGGAATAGACCCGGGCATTCTCAATGGCAAGCCCCGCCTGATTTGCGAAGAGTTCCAATCGCCTAAGATCCTCATTGGTGATCTCCCGCTTGTTGTACAGGTTATCAACGATGATCACCCCCACGACCCGGTCCTGCGAGATCAGGGGGACGGTGGCAAAGCTCTCAAACCCCATCGTTTCCAAGATTTCCGGATTGGTACGGGGGTCTTCCCATGCATTTTTGATATTGAACCCTTTTCGCTCCAGCACGGTCAGAACCATGATCCCCTGCCCGTATTCAACCGGAACCCGGATGCCTTTGGCCAATTGATCAAAACGGCTTCCCCGCCCTTCGACGGAAAATCCGACGGAGGAGATCCACTCCTTGAAACTCATATTCTTTGCACCGATCTCACTCCAGATCCGGTAGGCATCTTCGCCGCTGTCCGGGCCGACTCCGAGCATCCCCTGGAGGGTATTGGTCTTCTCATTAACCAGCAGAAGAACGGCACGATTGAAATTCAGTCCTCCACCGAACGTGACCGCCTTCAGGATGATCTGCAAAAGTTGATCGAGGTTCATGGTGGTATTCATGGCGTTGCTGATCTCGTAAAGGATGGCAAAATCATTGGCCCGTTTCGTATTCTCCCTCCGGAGGCGTTCCGCCCGCTCAAAGTTTCTGGCATTCTCCACCACCATCGCCCCCTGGTTGGCAACGGCCATGAGCAGATGGAGATCATCCTGATGGAAGGGGACGAACGTCCCGGCGGCATCGGTCTTCTCATGGAGCGACAGGGTCCCGATCACCCGCTCTTTGACGATCAGGGGAACGCAGAGGATGGAAGCAAAAAGCCGCTCGCTGGGAAGGAGATTCATCTCGCTCCGGTCCGGATCATTGATCATGCAGGGACTCCCGTCCCGGGCCACACAACCGGTCACCCCCTCTCCCAGGGGAACCATGGTACGGGAGATCAGATCGGGATCCGGATAGAGGCCGTACATCGATTTCACCTTAAGCATCCGATCCTCGTCGTCAAGGAGGTGAAGAATCGCTCCGCCGGCACCGATCAGTTCGCTGCTCTTCCGGGTCATGAGGCCAATCAGTTCCTGGAATTCCAGAGTCGAGGTCAGGGCACGACCGAGATCGTAGAGAGCAACCAGTTCCTCGTACTGCTTGGAGACATCCAGGTAGAGCTGGGCATTCCGGACACTGCCGCTAATCCCGTCGGCAATGGAAAAGAGCAGGTGAATCTCATTTTCCGTAAAGGCCCTCGCCTCAATGGTCCAGACATCAATTACACCGAGGCACTTTCCCAAATAGAGGATCGGGGCGGAAATCATGGAGCAATACTTCTCTTCCCCGCAGCCGGGAAAGTCCCGGCGCCGATCGTCCTGACGAATGTCCCGGATGGCCACCGGCGATTTTTCCGCAGCAACCCAGCCGGTGATCCCTTCGCCGACATTCAGGGAGATCTCATTGATGCTCTCCGGATTGAGCCCAACGGCCGCCTTCATCGTCAGGCATGCGCGATTCCGGCGCATCAAATAGATGGCGCAGGCATCAAAGTGCATCTTCTCCACGATCTCTTCCACGACCTGGTTCAGCCGCTCATGAAGATCAAGAGTGGAATTACTGATCTTCAGAATGTCCCGGAGAAGTTCAAATTCAATGATGCTTTTGTCCATCGCCCCTACCTGCCCTGTAGTACATTGGAATCCTCACGATCCCGACCGGAAGGATTCGAAAGATCTTTCAGCAGTTCCTCGTACAACCCTACGTACTCCCGTGCCGACCGTTCCCAGGAAAAATCACAGGCCATGGCATTGGCCCGTAGCCGTTTCCATGCCGCCGGGATTCTGTATACCGCCAGCGCTTCCTGCAAGGTTTTCAGGAGCGCAGCGGATGAGTAATCGGAAAACTTGAACCCGTTTCCGAACCCCGTTCCTGTATCAAAGGAAAGAATTGTGTCATCCAGGCCTCCCGTGGCACGGACGATCGGAACCGTGCCGTATTTGAGACTATACATCTGGTTTAACCCGCAAGGTTCATAACGGGAAGGCATCAGGAAAAAGTCCGCTCCGGCTTCAATGAGATGGGCCAGGGAATCGTTATATCCAACGCGCAGACCAAATCGGTCGGGAAAGGCATCGACCAGCGCCGCGAGACCTTTGCGATATCGTTCCTCTCCATCGCCCAACACCACCAATGAAAGATCCATGATGGAAAGTTTCTCGGCACTTTCGACGATCAGATCGAATCCTTTCTGGTCGGTCAGGCGGGAGACACACCCGATGAGGGGACGGGATTGCGGTCCCTTGAGCCCAAACTCCTTCTTCAGCGCACGTTTGCAGACCGCCTTTCCATCCAGGGCGTCCGGAGAATACCGGGCGGGAATCAGGGGGTCCGTTTTCGGATCCCAGCAGGAATAATCAACCCCGTTGATGATCCCCACGAGGTCCCGGGAGCGTTCCTGCAACACACCCTCCAAGCCGGATCCATATTCCGGTGTCCGGATCTCTTCGGCATAACGCCGGCTGACCGTGGTGATCCGGTCCGCAGCGATGAGCCCGGCCTTGAGAAAATTGATCTTCCCGTAGAACTCGATTCCCCGGGGCGTAAACAGATCCCAGCCCAGCCCGGTGAGGGGCATTTCCCCGCGTGCAAAGAGGCCCTGATAACCGAGATTGTGAATGGTAAAGACAGAGGCAATCTCATGAGAGAAGGCGGGCCCCCGGCCGGTCTTCAGATAGAGAGCGGCCAATGCGGTCTGCCAGTCGTTCAGGTGGAGAATGTCCGGTACGAAATCGAGAGTTTTGACGGCCTCCAGGACGGCCCGGGAAAAGAAGATGAAACGGGAGGCATTATCCGGATAGTCCCCTCTGCCCGAACCGTAGAGACCTTCCCGGTCGAAGTAGGGATCATAGCCCACGAGATAGACCGGGACCCCTGACGGGAGTTCGGCAAGGGCCAAAGAGCCGGGGTGGATCTCATCCCCGACCCGGATCGCAACCTTCTTCCCCATTTCCTTTATCGGGATGCCGGCTTTCCCGACCGAGCGGTACCGGGGCATGATGACGCGGACATCATGTCCCAAGGCCTTCAGTGCCGAGGGGAGGCTTGCCGCCACATCGGCCAGGCCCCCGGTCTTGGCGAAAGGAACGACCTCGGAGGCTGCAAAGAGTATCTTCATCTTTTCCTCCGCCCGGGGGGAGATCCCCCCCCAGGGCCGGCTCAGGCCCCGTCTGCCCCGCCTGTTCAGATGATCAGACGCGGGCTTCCCGAAGGAACTCCGCCGCCTCCTCCGGAGGAGTCGGGTTGATATAAAATCCCGACCCCCATTCAAAGCCGGCAACCTTCGTCAGTTTCGGCATAATCTCAATGTGCCAGTGGTAATGGTCATTGATCTCTTCTCCAATGGGAGAAGTATGGAGAATGTAGTTGTAGGGGGGCACGTTCAGGATCTTGTCGATCCGCTTCAGGGTATCCTGCAGGATCCAGGCCAGGGGAGGGATCTCATCCCGTTCCATAATCTCGTAAGAGGAGGCATGATGTTTCGGTAGGATCCAGGTCTCAAAGGGGAACCGCGGGGTAAAAGGCTCGATGGCCAGATAATGCTCGTTTTCCGAAACGACCCGGGTCCGGGTTTCCAATTCCTGATGCACGATGTCGCAATAGACACACCGCTCCTTGTACTTGTAGTGGACCTGGGCGCCTTTGATCTCCTCGGCAACCCGTTTCGGAACGATCGGAAGGGCAATCAACTGGGAATGGGAATGTTCCAGGGAGGCGCCGGCTGAAACCCCTTCATTCTTGAAAACCAGAATATACTTGAAACGGGAATCCCGTTTCAGATCGACGATCCGTTCCCGGTAGGCCCAGAGCATGTCTTCCACCTTTTCCACAGGAAGAGTACTTAAGGTCTTTTCGTGACGGGGGGTCTCAATGATGACTTCGTGGGCCCCCACGCCGTTCATCGTATCGTAAATCCCGTCTCCCCGTTTCTCTAACTCCCCTTCAATCTGCAGGGCGGGAAATTTATTGGCTACGACACGCAAACTCCAACCCTCTCCGTTCGGAGCGGAATCGTTTTTACGAAAGGCCAGGATTTCCGGCGGCGTTACTTTCTCGTTCCCGAAACAGAAGGGGCAGAATCCCCCGCTACTCTTGTGGAGGGTCTCTCCGAAATCGGTCGGCCGTTTTCCCCGGGCTGTGGAGATGATCACCCACCGCCCAATGATCGGGTCTTTCCGCAATTCAGGCATACGCTCTCCTATGATTCAGAACCGCAAAAAACGTCTATTTTGAAACAACTTAGAACCCTCGGAAACATTTAAAAAATATACCACCTCCGTCAAAAAGAAGCAACACAAAACTTTGAATTTTCTTCGCTTTCTCCTTGACAGCAGCGGACGGAACGTTGAAAATATCCTTGAGTTTTTTTCGACCGGTATCACATTCCACCCCCCGGGGAGGGAAGGATGAGGAGAAACCCTATCAGACGGAAAGGCCTGCCGACCCGCACCGGCCGGACACTGGAGAAACTCCTGAAGGATCTCGGCGTCGATTTCATCCTGAAGCGGCACCATCTCTGGACCTGCTGGGAAAAGGTGGTGGGAGAGAAGATCGCCGCCCACACGCATCCCGACTTCATCTCCGGGAAAAGTCTTTTTATGATTGTAGATCATCCAACCTGGATGCACCAGCTCAACTTTCTCAAGGAGCAGCTCCTTTCCAACATCAACCGGGAACTGCGGACACAGCCGATCACGGAGATCCGGTTCCGCCTCGGCATTCTTCCGGTCCGGACGCAGCCCCCACCGCAAAAAGAACCCGAACATTGCCCCATCAGTCCCGAGACCTACCGGGAGGTGGAAACTTCCCTACAGAAAATAGACTCCCCTGAGTTGCGTGAGACGGTTCGCCGCGTCATGCTGCAAGACCTTGCCCTGAAAGGAAAAGGGGAACGTTGAAACCTCCTCTCCGGGAAGTACTTTATTGCAATCTCACGTTGTTCCATTAACGGAAGCAGATGTTCTTCCTGAGGCATTGAGATCATTTTATGAAAAAGAGATCTGAAGACCATGGAAAAAACCGGCGGCAACCGGAGGCGAAAGGGACCGCCCTCGTCAAGAGCGACGCCCTGCACCGCTACATGGCTGAAATTCGCCGGTATCCTCTCCTCTCCCGTGAAGAAGAGTACCGGCTCGCCGTCCGCTATTATGAAACGGGGGATCCTGATGCCGCCCAGCAACTCGTCCTCGGGAATCTGCGTCTGGTCATCAAAATCGCCTTCGATTTCGTCCGGCTCTACCAGAACACCCTTGACCTGGTTCAGGAGGGAAATATCGGACTGCTGCAGGCCGTCAAAAAGTACAACCCCTTCAAGGGGGTCAAGCTCTCCACCTATGCCGCCTGGTGGATTCGGGCCTATATTCTGAAGTTTATCATGAACAACTACCGCATCTACAAGATCGGAACGACGGAAGCACAAAAGAAACTTTTCTACAAACTGAATCAGGAGATGGAGAAACTGGACGCCCTCGGTGAAATACCCAGTCCCAAGCTGCTGGCCCGCCACTTCGATGTCCGGGAATCGGATGTGGTCGAGATGCAACAGATCCTGAAAGAAGACGATCTCTCCCTTGATGCACCGATTCAGGATGATTCCCAGACACCCCTGATGCATTTTTTCTCGTCCGGGGAACGTCCTGTGGATGAACGACTGGCCGAGGAGGAACTGATGGAGGCCTTTCGGGAGAAACTCCGGGAGTTCTCAGGAACGCTTTCGGAGAAGGAGGAAGCCATCCTTCAGCAGCGCCTCCTGTCCGATCCCCCGGCAACACTTCAGGTAATCGGAGACGCTCACCGGATCAGTCGGGAGCGGGTACGGCAGATTGAAAAACGGGTCATGAAAAAACTGAAAGAGTATCTTGCGCAATTCAAGGAATTCGACGGTATCGAAATTGATCGCTCCTCTTGACATCCCCTTGTTCACGATTATCTTTTCCTTAACAAGAAGATTCAATGAGTCGGCCGCTCATGAAGGTGACTTCAATAACCCTTGAAAAGGAGGGAAGGCCATGTCCATTTTAACTGCATACGATCCGCTTGTCACGTTTAACACACTCAATGAATGGTTCAATGGAGAACTTCAGGACGATCCAACGGCCCGGGTAGAGAGGAATTGGTATCCTGCCGTCGATATCCTGGAAAATGAAGATGCCTTTCTTATCAAAATTGAACTCCCCGAAGTCGATGAGAAGGCCATCGACATGAAGATCGACCATCAGGTTCTCTCGATCCGGGGTGAACGAAAGATGGAGGAAGAGGGCGAAAAACTGAAGATCCGACGCCGGGAACGGAGTCATGGATCCTTCGAGCGGGCCTTCCGGCTTCCCGATACCGTGGATTGCGAAAAGGTACACGCTGCGATGAAGCAGGGAGTACTCACGATCACCCTTCCCAAGAAGGAAGAGACCAAGCCGAGAACCGTCAAAGTGGAAATCAAATAGGAATCACAACCCCCGCCTGATTTCCTCCTCCGGGGAGGCGGAACAATCCGCCTCCCTTTTTTATTCTCTTGCTGATTGCCGCCAGACATGAACCTCTCGGGCGATCTCCCGATCAAGGGCAAGCGTGGTCTCTTCAAAAAGGATCACCAGGGCCGGCTGCCGCTGATGGACCTTGATCGTCGTTCCGGGAAAGAGCCCCATGGAGGTCAATTGATCGAGACGTTCATGGTCCCCCGTGGAGATATAGGCGATCTTTCCTTCGGCACCGGTCGCCAGTTCATCGAGCGGTGCAATGAGACTCTTGAGTCTTGTCCGTTTCTCTGAGCAGCAGGCACCGGGTGGAATGGGCCGGCCATGGGGACAGGCTGTGGGGTGCCCCAGGAGGGTACAGATGCTGTCCGTCAGTTCCTCCGTCAGAACATGCTCCAGGTCACAGGCCGACTCCTCAAAAAGATCGGCATTCTTTACGACCAGCACATCGGAAATCAACCTTTCCGCAAGTCGATGTCGCCGGATAATCCGCTCGGCCAGAACCTTGCCCTCCGCCGTGGAACGAACACGCCCCCCTCCGTCAACGTCAATCAGTTTTTCCCGGCAGAGAAAATCGATCTGGTCCGACGACAGAGGATGGTGTAGGTGCTCCGCCTGCAGATCCTCACGGCGAACCTCCCCTTTTTCCTCCAGTGTTCCGACCAGTTCCATCGCCTCTTCCCGATCGATACGTTCCATGACCGTCTCCTTGAAATCAATGTCGGTTCAGCAATCCATCCGTTCCCGGATCCCCTGCTCCTGCCTTTCCATCAAAATACCGGGAAGATGTGCAACAAAAAATTCAGAATCCCGCCCACCAGCACGGCATAAAACATAATAAAGGTCACCATATAGAAGGCGATCTTTTTCCCATGTTCCTTGATCATCACAAAGTAATTTGCCAGACAGGGAACAAAGAGAACCATCACCGTCGTACTGACCGTGAGCTGAATCAGGTCAAGACCTCCATGCTGGGCCAGGCGAAAAAGACCGGCGGCGCCGTAGTCCCGCCGGAGAAACCCGAGGATGAAGGCCTGCGCAGTCTCACCGGGCAGCCCGAGTATTCCGGTCAGGACCGGTTCAATGCTTCGCTGAATCCAGGCAAGGAGATACAGCCGGTCAAGAAGGAAAAGGATAAAGGTCCCGAGCATGAAGAGGGGAACGGCCTCTTTCAGGAACCACTTGACCCGGTAAAAGGTCTTGATCAGGATGTTGGAAAGCTTGGGGATCCGGAGTGGGGGGATCTCAATCAGAAAATCGGAACTCTTCCCCGGCAGAACCTTCGCTGCCAGCCAACCGACAATCATCAACTGCATCAGGACCGTCACCCCCACGATTCCCAGCGCCTTCATGGAAATCCCGCCGATCAGCCCCATGATCACACCTAATTGTGCGGAGCAGGGTACCCCGAGGGCCAGCAGGAGTGTCGCAATGATCCGTTCTTTTTTTGTGTTCAGGATCCGCGTCGTCAAGGTCGCCATGGTGTCACACCCGAGGCCGAGGACCATGGGGAGTACGGCCCGGCCGTTGAGCCCGATCTTTTTGAAGATCTTGTTGCTCATGACCGTCAGCCGGGGAAGATAACCGGAGTCCTCGAGCAATCCGAAAAAAATAAAAAAGAAACTGACCACCGGAAGAACGATCGCCACGGAATAGGTGAGTCCCACGGAAAGGACCCCGTATTCCCCGACCAGCATGTCATGGACCAGGGAAAAGGGGAGGAGGGTATCAATGATCCGGGTCAGGAAAGGGGTAATATAGACCCCGAAGACCACCCGCTCAAGATAGTCCACACAGACACCCGCCCCGAATCGGCCCACGAAGAGATACATGATGAACAACAGCACCATCAGGATAGGAACGCCGAAGAGAGGGTGCATGGCCCAGCTCCCCCATTGCTCCCGATACCTTGAGGTCCGTCTTTTCTCCTGGCGTACAACCTCCCGGAAGACCTGGTCCACCCAGGCCTGCCGCTGTTTGAGGATCACATACCCCAGGGGCTCACCGAACTCCTTCCGGGCCCGTTCCACGACGGCATCAACCTTCTCTCTCTCCACCCCCCCGGGGATACCCTCTAACAGACCCGCAAGCTTCCTGTCGCCGGCCAGCAGGGTGAGGGCAATAAATCGCCGGGAGAGCCCCGTTTCCGGCAGAAGGGGCGTCATGAGATCAATCGCCTTTTCGATCGCCGGGTGAAAAGAAAACTTCTCTTTCTGTGCCGAAAAGGCGGCAAAAGATTTCCGGATCCGGCGAAGACCCCGACGCTCCGTGGCAACCGTGGGGATGACCTCGACCCCCAACCGTTTCGAAAGTCTGTCCGTATCAACCGCAATTCCCCGCTCCTCGGCCTCGTCGAACATATTCAGGGCCAGGACCATGGGGAGCCCCATATCGGCAAGCTGCGAATAGATCAGGAGAGCTCGCTTCAGATTCTTGGCATCGGCGACCTGCAGGATCCCTGCATGATCGGAGCGGAGCAGGATATTCCGGGTGACCTCCTCATCCTCGGATTTTGGGATCAGGCTGTTCACACCGGGGCTGTCGATGATACGCAATGATGACTGTTCGCCGCCGGAACCCTGGATAATCCCCTCGGTGACCTCCACGGAGGTCCCGGGATAATTGGAGACCGTTACATACCGTCCGGTCAGGAGCCCGAAGATGACGCTTTTCCCGACATTGGGATTTCCCACCAGGATCACCGAACGGGGAGCGTATTCTCTCTTTTTCAACTTATTACCCATCCTCTGTTTCCGGTTTTTTCCGCAAAATACCCGCAAAGACTCGGAACATACTATTACAATCCCGTCTCGAAAACAAACGGTTTTCCCTTGAATTTCTCCCCGCCCTTGCCTATGATGAGGTTCAGCATAAACTCAGACAGCCTTTTTGCGAGAGCGAATTCATGAGATGTCTCCGTGTGGGAATGGCCCAGATCAACCCGGTGGTCGGCGATCTGACGGGCAACCGGAAGAAGATCCTCCATATGCTTAAAAAAGCACGGACCGAAGGAATTCAGCTTCTCGCTTTCCCGGAACTGGCCGTCACCGGCTATCCCCCCAAAGACCTGCTCCTCAAACCGAAATTTATCCGGAAAAACATCGACATCATCCATTCAATCCTCCCGGAGACGAAAGGAATCTGCGTCATCATCGGTTACGTCGACCTGGCCGAGGACCTCTACAATGCGGCGGCAATCCTTCACGACGGTCAGTGGATCGGGACACAGCACAAGATCTGCCTGCCCAATTATGACGTCTTCGATGAGAATCGTTATTTCCAGGCGGGGACGATAAGCACCCTCTATGATCTCGACTGCACTCTCTTCGGTGTCAACATTTGCGAAGATATCTGGTTTCCCGGCGGCCCCACCATGGAGATGGCGAAAAGCGGGGCTGAAATCATTATCAACATCTCGGCCTCCCCCTTTCATGCCGGGAAAGGGGGGATGCGGAAACAGATGATCTCGACCCGGGCCAAGGACAACCTGGTCTTCATCCTCTTCGATAATCTGACCGGCGGTCAGGACGATCTGGTTTTCGATGGACGAAGCATGATCGCGAACCCGGAAGGGAGAATCATCACCACAGGCCCATCCTTTGCCGAAGGCCTGGTCGCCGCCGATCTGAACCTCTCCGAAGTGCGGCAGCACCGCCTGAAGAGCCCCCGCAACCGACGGAGTGTCCGCGAAGCCGGTATGACGGGGAATCTCCTTCCGGTCATTGTCTCCGAGGGAAAGACTGCAAAAACCCGGAAGAAAGACTGCCGCCGGAAATCCGATGTCCGGGCGAATCCCTTCCTGATGCAGCCGTCCGAAGAGATCTACAACCCCTACGAGGAGGTCTATGCGGCACTGAGACTCGGCCTGAACGATTATGTCCGGAAAAATAACTTCAAAAAGGTCATCATCGGCATCTCCGGGGGGATCGATTCCGCCCTGACGGCCGCCCTCGCCGTCGATGCCCTGGGCGCTTCCAATGTGGTCGGCGTCGCCATGCCGAGCGGAATCTCCTCGCCGGAAAGTCTTGACGATGCACGGACGCTTGCAGAGAATCTTCATTTCCCTCTGAAAGTAATCCCCATCGAAGAAATCTTCGAGACCTTCCTGGCTCACCTTGCAGACTCCTTTCGAGGGACAAAGAAGGACACCACGGAAGAGAACATCCAGGCCCGGATCCGGGGGGTACTGCTCATGGCACTCTCCAACAAATTCGGTTACCTCGTGCTGAGTACGGGGAACAAATCGGAAGTCGCCGTCGGGTACGCCACTTTGTACGGAGACATGGCCGGCGGGCTGGCCGTCCTTTCGGACGTTCCCAAGACACTGGTTTACAAACTTGCCGACTACCGGAACGGTTTGGGGAAATCCCCGGTCATCCCCCGCCGGATCCTTACCAAACCTCCCTCCGCCGAACTGGCGCCGGGGCAGAAGGATTCAGACACACTCCCGGAATACGACATTCTGGACGGCATTCTCCATGCCTATATTGAACGGGACGAAAGCGCTGAAGAAATTACGGCCCGCGGCTACGACAAAACCACCGTCCACGACGTCATTCGGAGGGTCGACCGGAACGAATACAAACGGCAGCAGGCGGCGCCGGGGATCCGCATAACTCCCCGGGCCTTCGGGTCCGGACGGAGACTTCCGATTACCAATAAATACAGAGGGTGAAAAGATCGGGGTTCAAGGATTCTGTTCTATTATCAAACATTCTTCAACACACTGAAGCCTTCCCTCCG is a window encoding:
- a CDS encoding GAF domain-containing protein yields the protein MDKSIIEFELLRDILKISNSTLDLHERLNQVVEEIVEKMHFDACAIYLMRRNRACLTMKAAVGLNPESINEISLNVGEGITGWVAAEKSPVAIRDIRQDDRRRDFPGCGEEKYCSMISAPILYLGKCLGVIDVWTIEARAFTENEIHLLFSIADGISGSVRNAQLYLDVSKQYEELVALYDLGRALTSTLEFQELIGLMTRKSSELIGAGGAILHLLDDEDRMLKVKSMYGLYPDPDLISRTMVPLGEGVTGCVARDGSPCMINDPDRSEMNLLPSERLFASILCVPLIVKERVIGTLSLHEKTDAAGTFVPFHQDDLHLLMAVANQGAMVVENARNFERAERLRRENTKRANDFAILYEISNAMNTTMNLDQLLQIILKAVTFGGGLNFNRAVLLLVNEKTNTLQGMLGVGPDSGEDAYRIWSEIGAKNMSFKEWISSVGFSVEGRGSRFDQLAKGIRVPVEYGQGIMVLTVLERKGFNIKNAWEDPRTNPEILETMGFESFATVPLISQDRVVGVIIVDNLYNKREITNEDLRRLELFANQAGLAIENARVYSDLEYANRSLTELQDRLIQSEKMAALGEMAASIAHEIRNPLVSIGGFARRLDGKLDPENPQKRYSRIIVKEVARLEKVLQEVLAFSRSAEPVFQECDVAEVLSDGLEVLEEGLIDCGIRVVRKIGKNIPKVHGDANQIKQIFINLLSNAQQAMSQGGTLTVECVCDETEGAVVISVQDTGGGIPEDVITNIFNPFFTTKHTGTGLGLAITHRVVEMHGGNIQVKNDPGVGVTFLVTLPAKVGEEREGPSLKLSARERGST
- the glgA gene encoding glycogen synthase GlgA; translation: MKILFAASEVVPFAKTGGLADVAASLPSALKALGHDVRVIMPRYRSVGKAGIPIKEMGKKVAIRVGDEIHPGSLALAELPSGVPVYLVGYDPYFDREGLYGSGRGDYPDNASRFIFFSRAVLEAVKTLDFVPDILHLNDWQTALAALYLKTGRGPAFSHEIASVFTIHNLGYQGLFARGEMPLTGLGWDLFTPRGIEFYGKINFLKAGLIAADRITTVSRRYAEEIRTPEYGSGLEGVLQERSRDLVGIINGVDYSCWDPKTDPLIPARYSPDALDGKAVCKRALKKEFGLKGPQSRPLIGCVSRLTDQKGFDLIVESAEKLSIMDLSLVVLGDGEERYRKGLAALVDAFPDRFGLRVGYNDSLAHLIEAGADFFLMPSRYEPCGLNQMYSLKYGTVPIVRATGGLDDTILSFDTGTGFGNGFKFSDYSSAALLKTLQEALAVYRIPAAWKRLRANAMACDFSWERSAREYVGLYEELLKDLSNPSGRDREDSNVLQGR
- the galT gene encoding galactose-1-phosphate uridylyltransferase encodes the protein MPELRKDPIIGRWVIISTARGKRPTDFGETLHKSSGGFCPFCFGNEKVTPPEILAFRKNDSAPNGEGWSLRVVANKFPALQIEGELEKRGDGIYDTMNGVGAHEVIIETPRHEKTLSTLPVEKVEDMLWAYRERIVDLKRDSRFKYILVFKNEGVSAGASLEHSHSQLIALPIVPKRVAEEIKGAQVHYKYKERCVYCDIVHQELETRTRVVSENEHYLAIEPFTPRFPFETWILPKHHASSYEIMERDEIPPLAWILQDTLKRIDKILNVPPYNYILHTSPIGEEINDHYHWHIEIMPKLTKVAGFEWGSGFYINPTPPEEAAEFLREARV
- a CDS encoding DUF721 domain-containing protein, which produces MRRNPIRRKGLPTRTGRTLEKLLKDLGVDFILKRHHLWTCWEKVVGEKIAAHTHPDFISGKSLFMIVDHPTWMHQLNFLKEQLLSNINRELRTQPITEIRFRLGILPVRTQPPPQKEPEHCPISPETYREVETSLQKIDSPELRETVRRVMLQDLALKGKGER
- a CDS encoding sigma-70 family RNA polymerase sigma factor, with product MKKRSEDHGKNRRQPEAKGTALVKSDALHRYMAEIRRYPLLSREEEYRLAVRYYETGDPDAAQQLVLGNLRLVIKIAFDFVRLYQNTLDLVQEGNIGLLQAVKKYNPFKGVKLSTYAAWWIRAYILKFIMNNYRIYKIGTTEAQKKLFYKLNQEMEKLDALGEIPSPKLLARHFDVRESDVVEMQQILKEDDLSLDAPIQDDSQTPLMHFFSSGERPVDERLAEEELMEAFREKLREFSGTLSEKEEAILQQRLLSDPPATLQVIGDAHRISRERVRQIEKRVMKKLKEYLAQFKEFDGIEIDRSS
- a CDS encoding Hsp20/alpha crystallin family protein gives rise to the protein MSILTAYDPLVTFNTLNEWFNGELQDDPTARVERNWYPAVDILENEDAFLIKIELPEVDEKAIDMKIDHQVLSIRGERKMEEEGEKLKIRRRERSHGSFERAFRLPDTVDCEKVHAAMKQGVLTITLPKKEETKPRTVKVEIK
- a CDS encoding metal-dependent transcriptional regulator, encoding MERIDREEAMELVGTLEEKGEVRREDLQAEHLHHPLSSDQIDFLCREKLIDVDGGGRVRSTAEGKVLAERIIRRHRLAERLISDVLVVKNADLFEESACDLEHVLTEELTDSICTLLGHPTACPHGRPIPPGACCSEKRTRLKSLIAPLDELATGAEGKIAYISTGDHERLDQLTSMGLFPGTTIKVHQRQPALVILFEETTLALDREIAREVHVWRQSARE
- the feoB gene encoding ferrous iron transport protein B, which encodes MGNKLKKREYAPRSVILVGNPNVGKSVIFGLLTGRYVTVSNYPGTSVEVTEGIIQGSGGEQSSLRIIDSPGVNSLIPKSEDEEVTRNILLRSDHAGILQVADAKNLKRALLIYSQLADMGLPMVLALNMFDEAEERGIAVDTDRLSKRLGVEVIPTVATERRGLRRIRKSFAAFSAQKEKFSFHPAIEKAIDLMTPLLPETGLSRRFIALTLLAGDRKLAGLLEGIPGGVEREKVDAVVERARKEFGEPLGYVILKQRQAWVDQVFREVVRQEKRRTSRYREQWGSWAMHPLFGVPILMVLLFIMYLFVGRFGAGVCVDYLERVVFGVYITPFLTRIIDTLLPFSLVHDMLVGEYGVLSVGLTYSVAIVLPVVSFFFIFFGLLEDSGYLPRLTVMSNKIFKKIGLNGRAVLPMVLGLGCDTMATLTTRILNTKKERIIATLLLALGVPCSAQLGVIMGLIGGISMKALGIVGVTVLMQLMIVGWLAAKVLPGKSSDFLIEIPPLRIPKLSNILIKTFYRVKWFLKEAVPLFMLGTFILFLLDRLYLLAWIQRSIEPVLTGILGLPGETAQAFILGFLRRDYGAAGLFRLAQHGGLDLIQLTVSTTVMVLFVPCLANYFVMIKEHGKKIAFYMVTFIMFYAVLVGGILNFLLHIFPVF
- a CDS encoding NAD+ synthase, which codes for MRCLRVGMAQINPVVGDLTGNRKKILHMLKKARTEGIQLLAFPELAVTGYPPKDLLLKPKFIRKNIDIIHSILPETKGICVIIGYVDLAEDLYNAAAILHDGQWIGTQHKICLPNYDVFDENRYFQAGTISTLYDLDCTLFGVNICEDIWFPGGPTMEMAKSGAEIIINISASPFHAGKGGMRKQMISTRAKDNLVFILFDNLTGGQDDLVFDGRSMIANPEGRIITTGPSFAEGLVAADLNLSEVRQHRLKSPRNRRSVREAGMTGNLLPVIVSEGKTAKTRKKDCRRKSDVRANPFLMQPSEEIYNPYEEVYAALRLGLNDYVRKNNFKKVIIGISGGIDSALTAALAVDALGASNVVGVAMPSGISSPESLDDARTLAENLHFPLKVIPIEEIFETFLAHLADSFRGTKKDTTEENIQARIRGVLLMALSNKFGYLVLSTGNKSEVAVGYATLYGDMAGGLAVLSDVPKTLVYKLADYRNGLGKSPVIPRRILTKPPSAELAPGQKDSDTLPEYDILDGILHAYIERDESAEEITARGYDKTTVHDVIRRVDRNEYKRQQAAPGIRITPRAFGSGRRLPITNKYRG